CTTTAATGGCATCTTCTTTGTTCTTAGCCTTAAGCTCCATAATCATGGAGTCAGGGCTTAAAATATCCTTGATTCTCATATTTTTCCCCTCGTTTTTTATTAAGAAATTTGCTCAACTTTGATTTGTGGAAGAACAGCATCAATTTGGCTCTTAACTGCAATATCCTTAGTAAAGGCGGTAGCGGCACCACAAGCCATTCCAATTCTGAAGCCTTCCTTAGGATCTTGGGTCTTGTAGTAGGTACCAACGAAGCCGGCAATCATTGAATCACCTGCACCAACTGAGTTAACAGCAGTACCAACAGCACCCTTAGCATGGTAAACATGATCCTTGGTAAGAAGGAAACCACCTTCACCAGCCATAGAAACCATCACATTTTGAGCACCCTTATCTAAAAGCTTTTGTGCGTATTCAAGCATCACATCACTTGAATCAAAAGTTACGCCAAACAAGTCTGCTAATTCATGGTGGTTAGGCTTAATTACTAGTGGCTTATATGCCAAAGTATCAAGTAAAGCTTGTCCAGTAGTATCAACAACAAATTCTGCACCTGCTTCTTTAATAGTAGGAAGCAATGATTGATAGAAATCAGTTGGAAGGCTTGGAGTAAGAGAACCGCTCATTACTACAATGTCGCCCTTCTTTAAATCGTTTAAACGATCCTTAAAAGCAGTGATTTCTTGGTCGGTAATGTTAGGACCAGCCGCGTTAATTTCAGTTTCCTTTTCAGCGTGGATCTTAACATTCACACGAGTGTTATCTGAAATAGTAACGAAGTCACTTTCAATTCTCTTTTGATTCAATTGACGAACCAATTCCTTACCAGTGAAGCCACCTACGAAGCCCCATGCCGTATTATCAACATTTAATTGGTTAAGGATTTGAGAAACATTAATTCCCTTACCCCCTGCTAAAAATGAATCATTGTTAGTTCTGTTAACTTCTCCGCGGTTAACTTTTTCTAATTGAAGAACATAGTCAAGCGCTGGATTAACAGTTACTGTATAAATCATCCTATTTTGCCTCCTCTAATTCAATACCGACTGGTAATGACCGTTTTTGACCTGGTTTTAGTTGATCAGTTACCACAATCACGTCACTTGTATTGGCAAACACAGCAAAGTTACGCTCACCGATTTTACTATTATCAGTTAATACATAAGCGTGTCTTGCCTGTTTGATTTCGGCTGCCTTAACCGCAGCTTCCTCTGGATCAGGTGTAGTTAGATTGCCATTTTTTTCAATTCCATTAGCACCAACGAAGCTAGCTGAAAAATTCATTGCCTTAATCTGACTTAAGGCGGTCTGACCTATAACAGCATGCGTATCGTCCTTAACTTCACCGCCAATTAGAATTGTGTTAATCCCGTGATTTAAACTGCATAAAGCAGTCTCTACACCATTAGTAATAATCTTGACGTTAGCAACTTCTGCTAAAAATGGTACCATCTCATAAGTTGTTGTTCCTGCATCAATGAAGACATTGTCACCTGGACGAACAAAATTCTGCACGGCATATCTAGCAATAGTGATTTTTGCGTCATGATTCAAACTGAAGCGAACGTTTTGTGATACATCACGAGAAAAATGTTTAACTGATTGGGCACCGCCATGAACACGCTTAAGGATCCCATTTTTTTCCATCTGAATTAGATCTCGACGGATAGTTGATTCAGATGTTGCGGTTAAGTCACATAATTCACTTACGCGACATAACTCGTGTTGATTAACATAGTCTTCGATTAAGCTTTGGCGCTCCTGAGTCAGCATCATTTCTCACCTCGATAAATATTGTATTCGCTTTCTCCTCCAAAATCAATCATTTTTCTTCAAAAAGTGTCATTTTTATTTATTATCGTTCAATAAAATTCATTTATATGCAAAAAAGATGCCGTTTTTTGATTGAAACGACATCTTTTCTTCATCATTTTGAATTATTCTTAGTCATTTTACCCCATTTGACTAAGAATCAGCAAAGATGACTAAGAAAGAGAACCCAAGATCTATTAACCTTGCTAAAACAAAACACGCCGAATCATTATTGATTCAGCGCGTTTTACTATTAAATATATTTTGTCTAGCCTTTCAAGCTACGCTTAAAGTTTTGCCATGGGCCGACATCATCTGTTTGCAAAATCAAGTTTGGATAGATTTTTCTAATCCAGATAAATGACGCTACTGTAGCGGCTAAAGCAATTAAAGCAGAGATAGCTGCCTCTAAATTAGTTGCGTTACCCATAATTACTCTAGCTGGCATTACAAATGATGATAGAAACGGGATGTACGATAATACTTTAGTAAAAATCGTATCCCCACCTGATTGCATATTGACTGTGAACAAGAACCCGATCAACATCAATGTAGATAGTGGTCCCACCGCTTTGTTGGCATTCTCGCTTTTAGCAACCAAAGCGCCACAGAAAGCTGCAAAGATAATAAACAATACCAAGCCGATTATCGTAAACACCAATCCCCAAGAAGCCAGATTGCCAATTGCTTGATCAATCATCGGCTTATACTGTCCAAATAAATCGCTAAAGCCATCGATGTATGGGGCCGCGCAATAAACTGCCACAAAACCAACAACATAAATTAACACTTGGGTAATAATTTCACCAAAAATACCTAAAATTTTCCCAGTGAAATAATCGCCACCTGGCATACTCGAAAAGATTACTTCCATTATCTTGGTACCCTTCTCCGTAGCGATATCTTGTGCTGTTACTTGCGTATAAGTGATCACAAGCATGTACAAGATAATCAGCAAAGTCCAGAAGGAAATTTGCTTAACAGGATCATTGTCAAAGCTCTTCTTCTCAACATGCTTAACTTGTTGCTTAAATT
This is a stretch of genomic DNA from Lactobacillus crispatus. It encodes these proteins:
- the pfkB gene encoding 1-phosphofructokinase — translated: MIYTVTVNPALDYVLQLEKVNRGEVNRTNNDSFLAGGKGINVSQILNQLNVDNTAWGFVGGFTGKELVRQLNQKRIESDFVTISDNTRVNVKIHAEKETEINAAGPNITDQEITAFKDRLNDLKKGDIVVMSGSLTPSLPTDFYQSLLPTIKEAGAEFVVDTTGQALLDTLAYKPLVIKPNHHELADLFGVTFDSSDVMLEYAQKLLDKGAQNVMVSMAGEGGFLLTKDHVYHAKGAVGTAVNSVGAGDSMIAGFVGTYYKTQDPKEGFRIGMACGAATAFTKDIAVKSQIDAVLPQIKVEQIS
- a CDS encoding DeoR/GlpR family DNA-binding transcription regulator → MLTQERQSLIEDYVNQHELCRVSELCDLTATSESTIRRDLIQMEKNGILKRVHGGAQSVKHFSRDVSQNVRFSLNHDAKITIARYAVQNFVRPGDNVFIDAGTTTYEMVPFLAEVANVKIITNGVETALCSLNHGINTILIGGEVKDDTHAVIGQTALSQIKAMNFSASFVGANGIEKNGNLTTPDPEEAAVKAAEIKQARHAYVLTDNSKIGERNFAVFANTSDVIVVTDQLKPGQKRSLPVGIELEEAK
- a CDS encoding ABC transporter permease; its protein translation is MNKIWLVAKETYRREVKTWSYLLMILAPFLLVFFSFVIGMVSAGGSDDNYVGVVTSNSALKQAIKKSEDFDNYSTEAKAKKAYKDEDIDGYVLIEQKNNQLAATYYSDEKMDSDLKSELLTSLNTAQQQLNLSKAKLTTKQTQTLATRAQFKQQVKHVEKKSFDNDPVKQISFWTLLIILYMLVITYTQVTAQDIATEKGTKIMEVIFSSMPGGDYFTGKILGIFGEIITQVLIYVVGFVAVYCAAPYIDGFSDLFGQYKPMIDQAIGNLASWGLVFTIIGLVLFIIFAAFCGALVAKSENANKAVGPLSTLMLIGFLFTVNMQSGGDTIFTKVLSYIPFLSSFVMPARVIMGNATNLEAAISALIALAATVASFIWIRKIYPNLILQTDDVGPWQNFKRSLKG